One region of Cucurbita pepo subsp. pepo cultivar mu-cu-16 chromosome LG03, ASM280686v2, whole genome shotgun sequence genomic DNA includes:
- the LOC111789764 gene encoding thaumatin-like protein 1b, with translation MASQAVLVATFLFFVLRFGAEAATITVRNNCPRTIWPATLTSGPGQPQLSTTGFELAPGASRSFNVPAPWTGRVWARTRCSNNGGRFTCLTGDCGRGLSCNGAGGVPPATLAEFTVAPNGGQDFYDVSLVDGFNIPATITTQGGTGPCRSSNCRNDVNRVCPGELQVRSGNEVIGCKSACFAFNQPQYCCTGAFNDPNKCRPTNYSMIFENQCPDAYSYAYDDKNSTFTCNNRPNYVITFCG, from the exons ATGGCGAGCCAAGCAGTCCTTGTTGCAAcgttcttgttcttcgtcCTCCGTTTTG GGGCGGAAGCTGCTACGATAACGGTGAGAAACAATTGTCCGAGAACCATATGGCCAGCAACATTAACAAGCGGTCCAGGACAACCTCAACTATCAACAACTGGATTCGAATTAGCTCCCGGAGCGTCAAGGTCGTTTAACGTCCCAGCGCCATGGACCGGTCGAGTATGGGCAAGAACCCGATGCTCCAACAACGGTGGACGGTTCACTTGCTTGACAGGAGATTGCGGTCGTGGGCTCTCATGCAATGGCGCAGGAGGAGTCCCACCAGCGACGTTAGCTGAATTCACAGTCGCCCCGAACGGCGGGCAAGATTTCTACGATGTCAGCCTCGTCGATGGGTTCAACATTCCAGCCACCATCACGACCCAAGGCGGGACAGGGCCATGCAGATCCTCCAACTGCCGTAATGACGTGAATAGGGTATGTCCGGGGGAATTGCAAGTGAGATCGGGCAACGAAGTGATTGGTTGCAAGAGTGCTTGCTTTGCATTCAACCAGCCTCAGTATTGCTGCACTGGAGCGTTCAATGACCCTAACAAGTGCAGGCCAACAAACTACTCAATGATTTTCGAGAACCAATGCCCGGATGCTTATAGCTACGCATATGATGATAAGAACAGCACTTTCACTTGCAACAACAGGCCAAATTATGTCATCACATTCTGCGGTTGA